A portion of the Ptiloglossa arizonensis isolate GNS036 chromosome 11, iyPtiAriz1_principal, whole genome shotgun sequence genome contains these proteins:
- the LOC143152697 gene encoding ankyrin repeat and BTB/POZ domain-containing protein 2 isoform X3, whose translation MNVERPTMDGCGQQPLFLTGTSGSGGISSPQQQTVQTGAPPEHYGGPLSLSICISDSGHEILRPKPRRPGGGSGRDLYCPPYSKDFAESSPKNGVHNMVHMVAERDTDSVAPTPTPQHPHHSQHHHLSLHEIRALQRRPECTGNSSSDENRSSGHASMSDTGGHTSSSSPPHRHHRAHSPQQLNSVPEDDRLSASVTQRNGRSRSGQNRNRHRATPAKLQVPWSGSGLEDIKLAIQQLTMRSHKSSSTYSSLSGSESSEPAVRRLMRHSSLETINTNVTSADEFVWVDSHNRLVELQQLPWTHHDVLRVLQNGRTREHMEQVSMETIPRLSYLLQRALVRIGRETQRLAKPVGLCSKHEVYSAFKIVLCPALADSCTKACLRAAAMFAVSGDQLKQSKASRSGLQLPVGRFLRWMSDVRLGRMIHEYAAIYLTAGIENLLEEILLQCIPTDPHTTLTATMLEHAIANSGDLWGLLQPYAHLNAGRTASGALAMPRWASVSSLNSSSSSRSGRDAAGSALEPSLLTTCVGSMSELLDLISKVTQAGRSPIPLTAKALNALFYYMRCSQLEHGERGSGIQELAYERAYVVLPPLVEWLRVATAHAEHRHGLVVDQDDINQAARLLLPGVDCPVRPICFEEVAVCSKRIDDSEYVRLLTMDMAFKMLISGRADLIAQAMPLLPSTKINTVNDNGFTALMITCINGDETAVLALLDAGADLNIESPPPLTGQSANTPSKVPVSLGVSSVRSPVTQSAMISPGKNMQTPNSSSGSPGTSSNSSSNMCCNQTGFNAETQHWTALTYTALLGHCNIARILLERGAAVEGGAKLSEDKCTVTPLQAATASGNNEMVALLLVHGAQPFLSTLIKDSFSYSGSAQRGCYSAISVATAHGQRSCLHQLLSHPLNFSAKRGEKEVLSLEEILAEGSAGTSPQQQTADGRGNRREGKEPVFNKVQTKALQEAMYHSAESNHLDITMELRGLKVGWTLHCWMHSLATAHEMRLDSVIDQLLQDFLQVCPDDYSTQFVQECLPLLFNIFRYSKKEGTTLLLADIFCTCFGWEPIKPIRDTTLSSGSRIDPKFVNNPELSDVQFRVEGRVFYGHKIVLVTSSPRFRNMLSSKLCEGNPPIVQINDIRYHIFQMVMEFLYHGGCATLEVNQSDVLELMAAANFFQLDGLLRYCEAQCSSMVDLDNIVSMYIHAKVYNATQLLEYCQGFLLQNMVALLTYDDSVKRLLFAKKLPNHDVLAGLLLTLQARIKARRSQQQNKMKT comes from the exons ACCGGGCGGTGGCAGTGGACGAGATCTATATTGTCCTCCGTACTCGAAAGACTTCGCGGAGAGTTCACCGAAAAACGGTGTTCACAATATGGTTCACATGGTGGCGGAAAGGGACACGGACAGCGTGGCTCCAACGCCAACGCCTCAGCATCCTCATCACTCACAGCATCATCACCTCAGTTTGCACGAAATCCGCGCCCTTCAG AGGCGGCCAGAATGCACCGGTAACAGCTCGTCGGATGAGAATCGATCGTCGGGACACGCGAGCATGTCGGACACAGGTGGCCACACGAGCAGCAGTTCACCACCGCATCGTCACCACAGGGCACACAGCCCTCAGCAACTGAACTCTGTGCCCGAAGACGATCGTTTATCTGCTTCGGTTACCCAGAGAAATGGCAGGAGTAGATCCGGACAGAACCGCAACCGACACAGGGCTACACCCGCCAAG TTGCAGGTGCCGTGGTCAGGATCCGGtttagaagacatcaaactggCGATCCAACAGCTCACGATGCGTTCCCATAAGTCATCGTCCACTTACTCCTCCTTGAGCGGCTCCGAGAGCTCGGAGCCGGCTGTAAGGAGGCTGATGCGGCATTCCAgcttggaaaccatcaacaccAACGTGACCAGTGCCGACGAATTCGTCTGGGTGGACTCTCACAATAGGCTGGTGGAGCTGCAACAACTACCTTGGACGCATCACGACGTGCTCCGCGTGTTGCAAAACGGTCGTACCAGGGAGCACATGGAGCAAGTCTCTATGGAGACTATACCGCGTCTGTCTTACTTGCTTCAAAGGGCCTTGGTTAGAATCGGTCGTGAAACCCAGAGACTGGCCAAGCCTGTTGGTCTTTGCAGCAAGCACGAAGTGTACAGCGCGTTTAAAATCGTGCTCTGTCCAGCCTTGGCTGATTCTTGTACCAAG GCTTGCTTACGAGCCGCCGCAATGTTTGCTGTATCCGGCGACCAACTGAAGCAATCGAAGGCATCTCGATCAGGATTGCAATTACCAGTTGGACGATTTCTTCGTTGGATGTCGGACGTGCGATTAGGAAGAATGATACACGAGTACGCGGCCATATATTTAACCGCAGGAATTGAAAATCTCTTGGAAGAAATACTGTTACAATGCATACCGACCGATCCGCACACAACCTTGACGGCAACAATGTTGGAGCATGCCATAGCAAATAGTGGAGATTTATGGGGTCTTCTACAGCCATACGCACATCTTAATGCTGGCCGAACAGCATCAG gTGCTCTCGCAATGCCTCGTTGGGCCAGCGTAAGTTCCTTaaactcgtcgtcgtcgtctcgtagCGGGAGAGACGCAGCAGGCTCTGCGTTGGAACCGTCGCTACTTACCACATGTGTGGGATCAATGTCGGAACTGTTAGATCTAATCTCGAAAGTAACCCAAGCGGGACGTTCCCCCATACCTCTGACTGCCAAGGCGTTGAACGCCTTATTTTATTACATGAGGTGTTCGCAG TTGGAGCACGGCGAACGAGGTTCCGGGATACAAGAACTCGCTTACGAGCGAGCGTACGTTGTTCTTCCTCCGCTGGTCGAATGGCTGCGTGTCGCGACTGCTCATGCAGAACACAGGCACGGACTCGTTGTAGATCAAGATGATATTAATCAAGCCGCCAGATTGTTGTTACCCGGCGTAGACTGTCCCGTTAGACCGATATG CTTCGAAGAAGTCGCCGTATGCTCAAAGCGCATAGACGATTCCGAGTACGTTCGTCTTCTCACGATGGATATGGCCTTCAAAATGTTGATTAGTGGACGCGCAGATCTAATCGCTCAAGCTATGCCCCTCTTACCATCCACGAAAATCAACACGGTAAATGACAATGGCTTCACCGCTCTGATGATAACTTGTATCAATGGGGATGAAACGGCTGTGCTAGCTTTACTGGATGCTGGCGCGGACTTGAACATCGAAAGTCCACCACCACTAACCGGTCAGTCAGCGAACACACCTTCTAAGGTTCCCGTATCACTGGGTGTGTCAAGTGTCAGAAGTCCAGTCACACAATCCGCAATGATATCTCCAGGAAAGAATATGCAAACACCAAATTCATCTTCTGGCTCGCCAGGCACATCGAGCAACTCTTCCAGTAACATGTGCTGCAATCAAACTGGATTCAACGCAGAAACTCAGCATTGGACTGCTTTAACTTATACAGCATTATTAGGCCACTGCAACATTGCCAGAATATTGTTAGAAAGAGGCGCTGCTGTCGAAGGTGGTGCTAAGCTCAGTGAAGACAAATGTACAGTTACACCTTTACAAGCGGCCACAGCGTCTGGAAACAACGAGATGGTAGCACTACTTTTGGTCCATGGAGCACAACCGTTCTTGTCGACTTTAATAAAAGATTCATTTTCCTATTCTGGTTCCGCTCAACGCGGTTGTTACAG TGCAATATCAGTAGCAACAGCTCATGGCCAAAGGAGTTGTCTTCATCAGTTACTATCTCATCCTCTAAACTTTTCTGCAAAACGAGGAGAAAAAGAAGTATTGTCGTTGGAAGAAATCCTTGCAGAAGGCAGTGCAGGTACTAGTCCACAGCAACAAACtgcagatggaagaggaaatcGAAGAGAAGGCAAAGAGCCAGTTTTTAATAAAGTGCAGACAAAAGCTTTACAAGAAGCTATGTATCACAGTGCTGAGAGTAACCATTTAG ATATCACAATGGAACTCCGTGGATTAAAAGTAGGCTGGACGTTACATTGCTGGATGCACAGTCTCGCAACAGCCCATGAAATGAGACTGGATTCAGTGATAGATCAATTGCTTCAAGATTTTCTTCAAGTGTGTCCAGATGACTATTCAACACAATTTGTACAAGAATGTCTtcctttattatttaatatcttTAGGTATAGTAAG AAGGAAGGTACGACGCTTCTTCTTGCTGACATTTTCTGTACGTGTTTTGGATGGGAACCAATAAAACCCATTAGAGATACTACTTTATCAAGTGGATCTAGAATCGATcccaaatttgtaaataatccgGAGTTGAGCGATGTACAATTTAGAGTAGAGGGCAGAGTATTTTATGGCCATAAGATTGTGTTGGTTACATCGTCTCCAAGATTTAGAAATATGTTAAGTTCGAAATTGTGCGAGGGAAATCCCCCTATTGTACAGATTAATGATATTAGATACCACATTTTCCAG aTGGTTATGGAATTTTTGTATCATGGCGGATGTGCCACATTGGAGGTGAATCAAAGTGATGTTTTGGAATTAATGGCTGCTGCAAACTTTTTCCAATTAGATGGTTTACTTAGATATTGCGAAGCACAGTGTTCTTCGATGGTTGATCTCGACAACATTGTTTCTATGTATATTCACGCAAAG gtTTACAATGCAACACAGCTACTAGAATACTGTCAAGGATTTCTACTGCAAAATATGGTCGCTTTACTTACATATGACGACTCTGTTAAGCGTCTACTGTTTGCGAAAAAACTACCGAATCACGATGTTCTTGCTGGTCTCCTTCTTACTTTACAAGCAAGAATAAAAGCTAGACGATCTCAAcaacaaaataaaatgaaaacttaG
- the LOC143152697 gene encoding ankyrin repeat and BTB/POZ domain-containing protein 2 isoform X4, whose protein sequence is MVHMVAERDTDSVAPTPTPQHPHHSQHHHLSLHEIRALQRRPECTGNSSSDENRSSGHASMSDTGGHTSSSSPPHRHHRAHSPQQLNSVPEDDRLSASVTQRNGRSRSGQNRNRHRATPAKLQVPWSGSGLEDIKLAIQQLTMRSHKSSSTYSSLSGSESSEPAVRRLMRHSSLETINTNVTSADEFVWVDSHNRLVELQQLPWTHHDVLRVLQNGRTREHMEQVSMETIPRLSYLLQRALVRIGRETQRLAKPVGLCSKHEVYSAFKIVLCPALADSCTKACLRAAAMFAVSGDQLKQSKASRSGLQLPVGRFLRWMSDVRLGRMIHEYAAIYLTAGIENLLEEILLQCIPTDPHTTLTATMLEHAIANSGDLWGLLQPYAHLNAGRTASGALAMPRWASVSSLNSSSSSRSGRDAAGSALEPSLLTTCVGSMSELLDLISKVTQAGRSPIPLTAKALNALFYYMRCSQLEHGERGSGIQELAYERAYVVLPPLVEWLRVATAHAEHRHGLVVDQDDINQAARLLLPGVDCPVRPICFEEVAVCSKRIDDSEYVRLLTMDMAFKMLISGRADLIAQAMPLLPSTKINTVNDNGFTALMITCINGDETAVLALLDAGADLNIESPPPLTGQSANTPSKVPVSLGVSSVRSPVTQSAMISPGKNMQTPNSSSGSPGTSSNSSSNMCCNQTGFNAETQHWTALTYTALLGHCNIARILLERGAAVEGGAKLSEDKCTVTPLQAATASGNNEMVALLLVHGAQPFLSTLIKDSFSYSGSAQRGCYSAISVATAHGQRSCLHQLLSHPLNFSAKRGEKEVLSLEEILAEGSAGTSPQQQTADGRGNRREGKEPVFNKVQTKALQEAMYHSAESNHLDITMELRGLKVGWTLHCWMHSLATAHEMRLDSVIDQLLQDFLQVCPDDYSTQFVQECLPLLFNIFRYSKKEGTTLLLADIFCTCFGWEPIKPIRDTTLSSGSRIDPKFVNNPELSDVQFRVEGRVFYGHKIVLVTSSPRFRNMLSSKLCEGNPPIVQINDIRYHIFQMVMEFLYHGGCATLEVNQSDVLELMAAANFFQLDGLLRYCEAQCSSMVDLDNIVSMYIHAKVYNATQLLEYCQGFLLQNMVALLTYDDSVKRLLFAKKLPNHDVLAGLLLTLQARIKARRSQQQNKMKT, encoded by the exons ATGGTTCACATGGTGGCGGAAAGGGACACGGACAGCGTGGCTCCAACGCCAACGCCTCAGCATCCTCATCACTCACAGCATCATCACCTCAGTTTGCACGAAATCCGCGCCCTTCAG AGGCGGCCAGAATGCACCGGTAACAGCTCGTCGGATGAGAATCGATCGTCGGGACACGCGAGCATGTCGGACACAGGTGGCCACACGAGCAGCAGTTCACCACCGCATCGTCACCACAGGGCACACAGCCCTCAGCAACTGAACTCTGTGCCCGAAGACGATCGTTTATCTGCTTCGGTTACCCAGAGAAATGGCAGGAGTAGATCCGGACAGAACCGCAACCGACACAGGGCTACACCCGCCAAG TTGCAGGTGCCGTGGTCAGGATCCGGtttagaagacatcaaactggCGATCCAACAGCTCACGATGCGTTCCCATAAGTCATCGTCCACTTACTCCTCCTTGAGCGGCTCCGAGAGCTCGGAGCCGGCTGTAAGGAGGCTGATGCGGCATTCCAgcttggaaaccatcaacaccAACGTGACCAGTGCCGACGAATTCGTCTGGGTGGACTCTCACAATAGGCTGGTGGAGCTGCAACAACTACCTTGGACGCATCACGACGTGCTCCGCGTGTTGCAAAACGGTCGTACCAGGGAGCACATGGAGCAAGTCTCTATGGAGACTATACCGCGTCTGTCTTACTTGCTTCAAAGGGCCTTGGTTAGAATCGGTCGTGAAACCCAGAGACTGGCCAAGCCTGTTGGTCTTTGCAGCAAGCACGAAGTGTACAGCGCGTTTAAAATCGTGCTCTGTCCAGCCTTGGCTGATTCTTGTACCAAG GCTTGCTTACGAGCCGCCGCAATGTTTGCTGTATCCGGCGACCAACTGAAGCAATCGAAGGCATCTCGATCAGGATTGCAATTACCAGTTGGACGATTTCTTCGTTGGATGTCGGACGTGCGATTAGGAAGAATGATACACGAGTACGCGGCCATATATTTAACCGCAGGAATTGAAAATCTCTTGGAAGAAATACTGTTACAATGCATACCGACCGATCCGCACACAACCTTGACGGCAACAATGTTGGAGCATGCCATAGCAAATAGTGGAGATTTATGGGGTCTTCTACAGCCATACGCACATCTTAATGCTGGCCGAACAGCATCAG gTGCTCTCGCAATGCCTCGTTGGGCCAGCGTAAGTTCCTTaaactcgtcgtcgtcgtctcgtagCGGGAGAGACGCAGCAGGCTCTGCGTTGGAACCGTCGCTACTTACCACATGTGTGGGATCAATGTCGGAACTGTTAGATCTAATCTCGAAAGTAACCCAAGCGGGACGTTCCCCCATACCTCTGACTGCCAAGGCGTTGAACGCCTTATTTTATTACATGAGGTGTTCGCAG TTGGAGCACGGCGAACGAGGTTCCGGGATACAAGAACTCGCTTACGAGCGAGCGTACGTTGTTCTTCCTCCGCTGGTCGAATGGCTGCGTGTCGCGACTGCTCATGCAGAACACAGGCACGGACTCGTTGTAGATCAAGATGATATTAATCAAGCCGCCAGATTGTTGTTACCCGGCGTAGACTGTCCCGTTAGACCGATATG CTTCGAAGAAGTCGCCGTATGCTCAAAGCGCATAGACGATTCCGAGTACGTTCGTCTTCTCACGATGGATATGGCCTTCAAAATGTTGATTAGTGGACGCGCAGATCTAATCGCTCAAGCTATGCCCCTCTTACCATCCACGAAAATCAACACGGTAAATGACAATGGCTTCACCGCTCTGATGATAACTTGTATCAATGGGGATGAAACGGCTGTGCTAGCTTTACTGGATGCTGGCGCGGACTTGAACATCGAAAGTCCACCACCACTAACCGGTCAGTCAGCGAACACACCTTCTAAGGTTCCCGTATCACTGGGTGTGTCAAGTGTCAGAAGTCCAGTCACACAATCCGCAATGATATCTCCAGGAAAGAATATGCAAACACCAAATTCATCTTCTGGCTCGCCAGGCACATCGAGCAACTCTTCCAGTAACATGTGCTGCAATCAAACTGGATTCAACGCAGAAACTCAGCATTGGACTGCTTTAACTTATACAGCATTATTAGGCCACTGCAACATTGCCAGAATATTGTTAGAAAGAGGCGCTGCTGTCGAAGGTGGTGCTAAGCTCAGTGAAGACAAATGTACAGTTACACCTTTACAAGCGGCCACAGCGTCTGGAAACAACGAGATGGTAGCACTACTTTTGGTCCATGGAGCACAACCGTTCTTGTCGACTTTAATAAAAGATTCATTTTCCTATTCTGGTTCCGCTCAACGCGGTTGTTACAG TGCAATATCAGTAGCAACAGCTCATGGCCAAAGGAGTTGTCTTCATCAGTTACTATCTCATCCTCTAAACTTTTCTGCAAAACGAGGAGAAAAAGAAGTATTGTCGTTGGAAGAAATCCTTGCAGAAGGCAGTGCAGGTACTAGTCCACAGCAACAAACtgcagatggaagaggaaatcGAAGAGAAGGCAAAGAGCCAGTTTTTAATAAAGTGCAGACAAAAGCTTTACAAGAAGCTATGTATCACAGTGCTGAGAGTAACCATTTAG ATATCACAATGGAACTCCGTGGATTAAAAGTAGGCTGGACGTTACATTGCTGGATGCACAGTCTCGCAACAGCCCATGAAATGAGACTGGATTCAGTGATAGATCAATTGCTTCAAGATTTTCTTCAAGTGTGTCCAGATGACTATTCAACACAATTTGTACAAGAATGTCTtcctttattatttaatatcttTAGGTATAGTAAG AAGGAAGGTACGACGCTTCTTCTTGCTGACATTTTCTGTACGTGTTTTGGATGGGAACCAATAAAACCCATTAGAGATACTACTTTATCAAGTGGATCTAGAATCGATcccaaatttgtaaataatccgGAGTTGAGCGATGTACAATTTAGAGTAGAGGGCAGAGTATTTTATGGCCATAAGATTGTGTTGGTTACATCGTCTCCAAGATTTAGAAATATGTTAAGTTCGAAATTGTGCGAGGGAAATCCCCCTATTGTACAGATTAATGATATTAGATACCACATTTTCCAG aTGGTTATGGAATTTTTGTATCATGGCGGATGTGCCACATTGGAGGTGAATCAAAGTGATGTTTTGGAATTAATGGCTGCTGCAAACTTTTTCCAATTAGATGGTTTACTTAGATATTGCGAAGCACAGTGTTCTTCGATGGTTGATCTCGACAACATTGTTTCTATGTATATTCACGCAAAG gtTTACAATGCAACACAGCTACTAGAATACTGTCAAGGATTTCTACTGCAAAATATGGTCGCTTTACTTACATATGACGACTCTGTTAAGCGTCTACTGTTTGCGAAAAAACTACCGAATCACGATGTTCTTGCTGGTCTCCTTCTTACTTTACAAGCAAGAATAAAAGCTAGACGATCTCAAcaacaaaataaaatgaaaacttaG